A window of Cytobacillus sp. FSL H8-0458 genomic DNA:
AAACAGCCCAGACCACCAGCTAAGGTCCCAAAGTATACGTTAAGTGGAAAAGGATGTGGAGTTGCTTAGACAACCAGGATGTTGGCTTAGAAGCAGCCACCATTTAAAGAGTGCGTAATAGCTCACTGGTCGAGTGACTCCGCGCCGAAAATGTACCGGGGCTAAACGTATCACCGAAGCTGTGGATTGACATCTTCCGATGTCAGTGGTAGGAGAGCGTTCTAAGGGCGTTGAAGCCAGACCGCAAGGACTGGTGGAGCGCTTAGAAGTGAGAATGCCGGTATGAGTAGCGAAAGATGGGTGAGAATCCCATCCACCGAATGCCTAAGGTTTCCTGAGGAAGGCTCGTCCGCTCAGGGTTAGTCGGGACCTAAGCCGAGGCTGAAAAGCGTAGGCGATGGACAACAGGTTGATATTCCTGTACCACCTCTTTACCGTTTGAGCAATGGGGGGACGCAGGAGGATAGGGTAAGCGCGCTGCTGGATTAGCGCGTCCAAGCAGTTAGGCCGGTAACGAGGCAAATCCCGTTACCACACAGGCTGAGCTGTGACGGCGAGGGAAATTTAGTACCGAAGTTCCTGATTCCACACTGCCAAGAAAAGCCTCTAGCGAGGGAAAAGGTGCCCGTACCGCAAACCGACACAGGTAGGCGAGGAGAGAATCCTAAGGTGAGCGAGAGAACTCTCGTTAAGGAACTCGGCAAAATGACCCCGTAACTTCGGGAGAAGGGGTGCTCATTAGGGTGAATAGCCCTGATGAGCCGCAGTGAATAGGCCCAGGCGACTGTTTAGCAAAAACACAGGTCTCTGCGAAGCCGCAAGGCGAAGTATAGGGGCTGACGCCTGCCCGGTGCTGGAAGGTTAAGAGGAGAGGTTAGCGCAAGCGAAGCTTTGAATCGAAGCCCCAGTAAACGGCGGCCGTAACTATAACGGTCCTAAGGTAGCGAAATTCCTTGTCGGGTAAGTTCCGACCCGCACGAAAGGCGTAACGATCTGGGCACTGTCTCAACGAGAGACTCGGTGAAATTATAGTACCTGTGAAGATGCAGGTTACCCGCGACAGGACGGAAAGACCCCGTGGAGCTTTACTGTAGCCTGATATTGAATTTTGGTACAGCTTGTACAGGATAGGTAGGAGCCTGAGAAGCCGGAGCGCCAGCTTCGGTGGAGGCGTCGGTGGGATACTACCCTGGCTGTATTGAAATTCTAACCCGCGCCCCTGATCGGGGCGGGAGACAGTGTCAGGTGGGCAGTTTGACTGGGGCGGTCGCCTCCTAAAAAGTAACGGAGGCGCCCAAAGGTTCCCTCAGAATGGTTGGAAATCATTCGCAGAGTGTAAAGGCACAAGGGAGCTTGACTGCGAGACCTACAAGTCGAGCAGGGACGAAAGTCGGGCTTAGTGATCCGGTGGTTCCGCATGGAAGGGCCATCGCTCAACGGATAAAAGCTACCCCGGGGATAACAGGCTTATCTCCCCCAAGAGTCCACATCGACGGGGAGGTTTGGCACCTCGATGTCGGCTCATCGCATCCTGGGGCTGTAGTCGGTCCCAAGGGTTGGGCTGTTCGCCCATTAAAGCGGTACGCGAGCTGGGTTCAGAACGTCGTGAGACAGTTCGGTCCCTATCCGTCGTGGGCGCAGGAAATTTGAGAGGAGCTGTCCTTAGTACGAGAGGACCGGGATGGACGCACCGCTGGTGTACCAGTTGTCTTGCCAAAGGCATCGCTGGGTAGCTATGTGCGGAAGGGATAAGTGCTGAAAGCATCTAAGCATGAAGCCCCCCTCGAGATGAGATTTCCCATAGCGTCAAGCTAGTAAGATCCCTGAAAGATGATCAGGTTGATAGGTCAGAGGTGGAAGCGTGGCGACATGTGGAGCTGACTGATACTAATCGATCGAGGACTTAACCAAGTCATATTGGTAATTACTCGGCAACTGCTTCTTCATGCATTATCTAGTTTTGAGGGAACGAAGTTTCTTCAAACCAAATAGTCCGGTGGCGATAGCGAGAAGGTCACACCCGTTCCCATACCGAACACGGAAGTTAAGCTTCTCAGCGCCGATGGTAGTTGGGGGCTGTCCCCCTGTGAGAGTAGGACGCTGCCGGGCAAAAGAAAGAGCACCTGTTGGGTGCTCTTTTTTGTGCAGTTGCATGATTTTTCGATTAAAAAAACTGTATTGGGGCTCTTTCAGAGGAATTATAAATCCGTGCAAATCTGGTCAACATATGTGCCACTCTCATATATATATTTATATGCCACTCCATATATCTCCGGCTTCTAAATAAACGAAATATGTTCTCTGCAAAGGTTGTCTGCAGCGCAGTTTTAAAGATACTACTCAATATATTCTTCTCTATTTACCGAATGGGTGGAATATGTATTTAAAACAAAAGTTTATAAGCCTGCAATCCAAAATAAATCCCAAAGCCAATCAAGGACATTCCAGATAAAACTGAAATAAGAGCGAGAATTTTTCCGGTTAAAAATCTTCTAAAGCTGCTGGCGACAGCTGCCATTGTTACATCCCAGAGAAGAAGACCTGTAAAAATCGCTCCGCTGTATAAAACAACATGGGCCTTGTCATACTCAGCTGCTGTTTTTGCAAGGATGGAACCATAGATGCCGAGCCAAAACAGTATTGTTAAAGGATTTGACAATGACATGAGAAATCCTGACATAAAGGATTTAACTTTAGATTCATTTTTAGTCCTTACGCTTGATACTACTTTGCCGGCGCTTAATAAGGTTTCCAAACCTGTATATACCAGGACAAAGAATCCAAAGCACCATAAAAAAGCTTTCATAAATGGAATCTCAAGAAAATGTACTATACCCAAATATACGGCCGCCATATAAACTGCATCTGCTGTTATAGCTCCCAGCCCCACAAGCCAGGCGTGGAAAAAACCATTTTTTATCCCTTTATCCAATTGCGCAGCATTTATTGGACCAATTGGTGCCGCAAGCGATAGACCCAAGAAAACATAGCCTAGAAATATGCTCATATGTGTACAACCCCTAACTGCCAAAACATGTTTGTACAAAGTGTATTCAGAATATAGGAAGGATAGGACAACTATTTAATCCGGAGCAAGGTGCACCTGCCCGGGGCACACTTATAAGATTGTTGTATTGTATTTATCACACCATAGACAGAGCATTCAGTTTCGCAGGAGGCGGAAATAACACCAATCTGTTGGTGATTGAGGCTTGGGGTTGTTTTTGACTTGGGCGGATTCGGACTCTGACTGCAGTTTTAATGCGTTTTGTGTCCGAAGGTATCTCAAGTTCGGACTCAAACAGGAGTGTTCCAGCGCTCTGAGTCCGAAGTTGTCCCAAGTTTTGACTCTAACAGGTGCTTTCGTGAGTTTTGAGTCTGAAGGTATCTAAAGTTCGGACTTAAACAGGAGTGTTCCAGCACTCTGAGTCTGAAGTTGCCCCAAGTTCTGACTCTAACAGGCGCTTTCGTGAGTTTTGTGTCCGAAGGTATCTAAAGTTCGAACTCAAACAGGAGTGGTCCAGCATTCTGAATTTGAAGTTGTCCCAAGTTCCAACTCTGACTCGCGCTTTCCAGCATTCTGTGTCCTAAGTTTTCCCGTGTGCGGGCTATCAAAAATGACTGCTTCACACTTTTAACAAAGCAAGCATAAATTTCTCAGCGATGCAAAAAATAAACTGAAAAAAGCAGAGGAGAGTGTTTCTTATGGATGCAAAGCGAGTGAAGCAAATTCTTTCATCATCAGCAGATATCGAAGTAAGATACAATGGTGCTTCCGTGTGGATCGATAAGCTTAATGAAGATGGGAGAACAGCGACAGTACATTTACGCGGCCCGCTTGAAGAAAGGTCCGAGGTGGAAATAGGAGAACTGACTGAATTGTAATATGACATTAAGCCGCCAGCACTGGCGGCTTTTCGTCTATATATCCTGATTGGATTCAGTTTCTGCCCGTTCATTTAAGTACTTATTCTCAGCAGAAGCAAAGTTTACTGACTGCAGGCTAATTTCTTTGTCAATTCCATACAGATCTTTGCCCGTGTCTTCTAAATTTTCATGCCTTCTATCCACATCATCGGCCTCCTTTTTAAGTGTTTCCGTTAGTATAAACAGAGATTTTCAATAACATGAAAGGGAAATTATACTTGAAAATCCGAAATTTATACCATTTTGAATTCAGAACTTTACATAGGGTACCGGGGTATAATATAATTAATATTAAGGAGGCTGATCAAATGGCTTTTGATTTGGAAAATGAGGATTTATCTGCTGCCAGCTGCTCGGTTGAGTCGGAGCGAAAAAGTCATCATTCAGAAAAAGTTAAGAAGAATTTGACTACCCGATTAAATCGAATTGAAGGGCAAATACGCGGGATAAAAGGACTTATTGACAGAGACGTGTATTGTGACGACATAATAACACAAATTTCTGCAACTCAGTCCGCTTTGAATAGCGTAGCCAAGCTATTGCTTGAAGGCCATTTGAAAAGCTGTGTTGTGGATCGAATCCACGAAGGCGATGAAGAAGTGCTTGATGAATTTTTAGTCACAATCCAGAAGTTAATGAAAAAATAACGGGAGGCTGCATTATTATGGAAAACGTAACTTTAAAAGTAAGCGGAATGTCATGCGGACATTGTGTAAAAGCGGTAGAGGGCAGTGTCGGCAAATTAAATGGTGTGGATAAGGTAGCAGTGGACCTTGATAATGGTCAGGTGAAGGTTCAATTTGACTCATCTGCAGTTTCACTTGAACAAATCAAAGAAACAATTGACGATCAAGGCTATGATGTAGAGTAATCTAATTGGGAAGGAACGTGTGAACTAAATGCACGTTCTCTTTTTTTACAAATTAAGAAATTTGTCTAATTATATATGGTTGACATATAGGGTAGGAGGGTATAGTATATTAGTGTAAGGTACTTCGTTTGATAAAGGAGTGGGAGTGATGGGTGATGCGGCTCTGAAGGAGGTTCACCTTCCAATATCGGGAATGACATGTGCAGCCTGTTCATCTCGAATTGAGAAGGGGCTGAATAAGCTGGATGGTGTCCAGGAAGCAAGTGTCAATCTTGCATTGGAAAAAGCAGCGATAAAATATAATCCAGAAGTAACTTCTGTTGAAGCTTTTGAGAAAAAAATTGAGGATCTCGGTTATGCAGTAGTATCGGAGAAAGCAGAGTTCGAATTGCTTGGGATGACATGCGCAGCCTGCTCCGGAAGAATTGAAAAGGGACTTAATAAACTTCCTGGGGTAAAACATGCTGTGGTCAATTTGGCTCTTGAAACGGGCACTGTCGAATATAATCCCGAGCAAGTCTCAATCCAGGATATGATAAAGAAAGTAGAGAATTTAGGGTATCAGGCAAAAGTAAAAACGGATAAAGACCAAGAAATCGAAGGTTACAGGGAAAAGGATATCGAGAAGCAAAAAGGCAAATTCATCTTCTCATTAATTCTTTCCATCCCTTTATTCTGGTCCATGGTGGGACATTTCGAGTTTACATCCTTTATTTACGTTCCCGATATGTTTATGAATCCGTGGGTGCAGCTGGCGCTTGCAGCTCCCGTGCAATTTTTCATAGGAAAACAATTTTATGTTGGGGCGTATAAGGCATTAAAAAATAAAAGCGCCAATATGGATGTGCTGGTTGCACTGGGTACTTCTGCCGCTTTTTTCTATAGCTTATACCAATCATTATTATCAATTGGCAGCAATGGACATATGGTGGAGCTCTATTATGAAACAAGTGCGATCCTTATAACATTAATCATTTTAGGCAAGCTGTTTGAAGCGAGGGCTAAGGGGCGTTCTTCTGAAGCAATCAAAAAGCTTATGGGTCTTCAGGCAAAAACAGCAACTGTCTTAAGGGAAGGGGAAGAAATTGAAATTCCCCTGGAAGAAGTTATTGCTGGAGAAATCTTATTTGTAAAACCGGGTGAAAAAATTCCGGTTGATGGTGAGATTATCGAGGGACAGTCAGCATTGGATGAATCCATGCTGACAGGGGAAAGCGTACCTGTTGATAAAACAGCAGGCGACACAGTCATTGGATCCACCCTTAATAAAAATGGCTTCCTGAAAATTAAAGCCACTAAAGTTGGCAAAGATACAGCACTGTCACAGATTATTAAAGTAGTGGAAGAAGCACAAGGTTCCAAAGCGCCGATACAGCGAATGGCAGACAAAATCTCCGGGATATTTGTTCCTATTGTTGTGAGTATAGCAGTGGTTACATTCCTGGTATGGTATATATGGGTAAGTCCCGGCAATTTTGCAGAAGCACTGGAAAAATTGATAGCCGTCCTGGTGATTGCATGTCCATGTGCCCTGGGTCTGGCTACGCCAACTTCTATAATGGCAGGTTCTGGCCGGGCAGCGGAATATGGAGTTCTTTTTAAAGGCGGGGAGCACCTGGAGCTTACACATGAAATCACTACAGTCGTTCTTGATAAAACCGGAACAGTAACACATGGCAAACCGGTTTTAACGGATGTGTTTACGGAAGCCTGCGTTGAAGAAAGGGCATTTCTCCAGCTTGTAGGGTCTGCTGAGAAACAGTCTGAGCATCCATTGGCCGAAGCGATTGTGAAGGGAATAAAAGATAAAGGAATCACTCTATTTAATCCGCAGGAATTTGAGGCTATTCCCGGTTATGGGATTAAAGCAAAAGTGGAAGGCAAGAAGCTTCTAATCGGTACAAGAAGATTAATGGACAAATACGATATCAATGCCCAATCAGCCAAACTGAAAATGGAGACACTTGAGGAAAATGGAAAAACGGCAATGCTTGTTGCGGTCGATGGCAAATATGCAGGTATCGTTGCAGTTGCAGATACAATAAAGGAAACTTCCAGAAATGCAATCAATCGCTTAAAACAACTGGGGATTGAAGTCATTATGATAACCGGTGATAACAAACGTACAGCACAGGCAATAGCTGAGGAAGTGGGGATAGACTTTGCAATTGCAGAGGTTCTGCCTGAAGGCAAGGCAGAAGAAGTAAAAAAACTTCAAAACCAGGGAAAAAAAGTCGCCATGGTCGGCGATGGCATAAACAATGCTCCTGCACTTGCTGTTGCTGATATAGGAATGGCGATTGGAACCGGTACAGACGTTGCGATGGAAGCAGCAGATATTACTCTAATGAGAGGGGATCTGAATAGTATCGCAGACGCCATCCTAATGAGTAAAAAAACCATAAGGAATATCAAACAAAATCTTTTCTGGGCATTTGCATACAATACACTTGGCATCCCAGTAGCTGCATTAGGGTTCCTTGCTCCATGGCTTGCCGGTGCAGCAATGGCTTTCAGCTCCGTATCTGTCGTTTTAAACGCACTTAGATTACAACGAGTAAAAGTAAGTGAAAAAAACGTTTAATTGGAAGGGGCAAATTTAAATGAAGAAATGGGCAGGTGCAGCGATTGCTTATCTGGTACTTGTAATAGCTGGTTATGCGGCATATGATTCTTTTTGGGCTAAGCCAGAGCTGGTACCACATGATATTGAAATCGAAAATCATGAATAATAAATGACCGGGCAGAGGGGAATCCTCCTCTGCCCGTTTTTCGCAGATTAATAAATTGTAATTTATTTCTCGATATGATAGAATCGTCTACAATATATAGTATGGATTTTTAAAAGTAAAAACTACATATAGATCGTGATTGGTGTCCTATATGGACTTAATAGGGAATTCGGTGAAAAACCGAAGCTGTCCCCGCAACTGTAAGTGCAGACGAAAAAAGCATGCCACTGTACAAAGCGCTTCATGGCGCTAGTATGGGAAGGGCTTTTAGTAGAGTGAAGCACAAGCCAGGAGACCTGCCAGGGCGATCGAAAGTTTCTTATCTCCGGGGATTGAGATGATGAAACGATCGCGTAATGGCCGTTTGTTCATCTGCTTCCTGCTATTATACTATCGTTTGATCCGCTCATTTTCCGGGCGGATTTTTATTTTGCCTTTAGGAGGAAGTAAAATGGTCCAAACCATACAACCGATAGAAATTTTAGAAGAACTTAAGACTGAATTTCCACAGCTTGGCATTGAAAAACTGGTAAAAAGGTATGAAGATATGAGTCAGCTGAGAGCAGAGGCCATGTATGACCAGCTTATTCTTGATTGTTTATCTTTTATCAGCATTGAAGAGCCTGATTGGACGTTTGCCGCTTCACGTCTGCTTCTTAAAAAGCTCTATATCGAGTCCGGAAAAAACAGAGGATGCGAGCCGGATGATTCCTACACACATTTTTATACGCTAATTAAACGTCTGACCGCTTTGGGAATTTATGAACAGGATTTATTAGATGTGTATTCAAAGGATGAGATAAATGAGCTGTCCCATTTTATTAAAAAAGAAAATGACCGTTTATTTACATATTTGGGGCTGAAAATGCTGGCAGATCGGTATCTTGCCAGGGACAAACAGAGAAAACTCTATGAGCTTCCACAGGAGCGGTTCATGATCATCAGCATGGTTCTGATGAAAAAGGAGCCGAAGGACAAGCGTCTTAAGCTTGTTAAAGAAGCGTATTGGGCAATGAGCGGGTTGTACATGACTGTTGCCACTCCGACCCTTTCTAATGCAGGGAAAAACTGGGGTCAGCTTTCAAGCTGTTTCATTGAGACCGTTGATGACAGTCTTGATGCCATTTATGACAGTAATACCGATATTGCATCACTTTCCAAAAATGGCGGAGGAATCGGAGTTTATTTGGGGAAAATCCGCAGCAGAGGCAGTGATATTAAAGGGTTTAAGGGGGCATCTTCAGGTGTGATTCCCTGGATGAAGCAGCTGAATAACACAGCTGTCAGTGTCGACCAGCTTGGACAAAGGCAGGGTGCTATAAGCGTCTATCTGGATGTCTGGCATAAAGATATTTTCTCGTTTCTTGATGCAAAGCTTAATAATGGAGATGAAAGGCAGCGGACACATGATTTATTCACAGGTGTCTGCATTCCTGATTTATTTATGGAAAAAGTGGAAAGCCGCGGATATTGGTATTTATTTGATCCCCATGAAGTCCGCACAGTCATGGGCTTTTCTCTGGAGGATTTTTATGACGAAGGAATAGGCAAAGGTTCATTCCGCCAGAAATATAAAGAATGCATTGATAACCCGAATCTATCAAGGGAAAAAGTTCCTGCTATCGAGATCATGAAATCCATTATGAGAAGTCAGCTTGAAACCGGGACACCATTCATGTTCTACAGGGATGAGGTTAATCGGAAAAATGCCAATTCACATTGCGGAATGATTTATTGTACCAACCTTTGCACTGAGATCGTACAAAACCAAAGTGTTACTAAGAGGGTTGAAGAATATACAAGGGATGGGAGAATTATTATCGAAAAACAGCCGGGAGACTTCGTTGTCTGCAATCTTTCATCCATCAATCTTGCACGGGCCATAAGTGAAGGAGTCCTTGAAAGGCTTGTGCCCATTCAGGTGCGAATGCTTGATAATGTTATTGATATAAATAGAATTCCAGTTCCTCAGGGGCATATAACAAATCAAAAGTACCGTGCGATTGGACTGGGGACTTTTGGCTGGCACCACCTTCTTGCACTGAAAAAGATCACATGGGAAAGCGAAGAAGCAGAAGAATTCGCTGACATTCTATATGAACAAATTGCTTTTTTAGCGATAAAAAGTTCTATGAATCTGGCAAAAGAAAAAGGTAGCTATTCAGCCTTTAAAGGCTCTGATTGGGAAACGGGTGCTTACTTTGAAAAGCGGGGATATCTGGAGGCAAAGCCAGAAATGGACTGGACAGGATTGAGCAGGGAGGTAAAGGAATTCGGCATCCGAAACGCCTATCTGATGGCGGTTGCCCCTAATGCATCTACTGCATTAATTGCAGGAAGCACACCGAGTATTGATCCTATATTTAACAAGCAGTATTCCGAAGAGAAAAAGGATTATCGAATCCCTGTTACAGCCCCTGATATTAACAGTGAGACCATCTGGTACTACAAATCTGCCTATCATATTAACCAGGAGTGGAGCATCAGGCAGAATGCTAACAGACAAAAGCATATAGATCAGGCTATTTCATTTAATTTCTATATACCTAACCATATTAAAGCTATCGATCTTTTAAATCTGCATCTTTCAGCATGGAAGAATAAATTAAAAACAACTTACTATATCCGTTCAACTTCATCAGAGGTTGAAGACTGCGAATCTTGCTCAAGCTAAAGGAGGACCCTTATGAATACTCTAAAAAAACGCCAAATTATTAATCAATCGGCGCCTAATAAATCAACTTCAATCATCAATGGAGAATGCTCCAATATCCTTAATTGGGATGATGTCCGCTTCTCATGGGCCTATCCAAAGTATAAAAAAATGCTTGCTAACTTTTGGACGCCCTTTGAAATAAACATGTCACAGGACATTAAGCAATTTCCGGATTTAACGAAAAGTGAACAAGATGCATTTTTGAAAATTATTGGGCTGCTTGCATTGCTCGACAGCATCCAGACGGATTATGCCGGTAAAGTTGCTGATTATATTACCGATTCAAGCATATCAGCACTCATGATCATACTTGCACAGCAGGAGGTGATTCATAATCATTCCTATTCCTATGTTCTATCAAGCCTTGTTGCCAAACAAAAACAGGATGAGGTTTTTGAATTCTGGCGGACAGAACCTATATTGGCTGAAAGAAATGAATTTGTTGTGAACGGATATAAAGATTTTGCAGAGAATCCAAGTGCGGAGAACCTGCTGAAATCCATTGTGTTTGATGTCGTTCTGGAGGGGCTTTTCTTTTATTCAGGCTTTGCATTCTTTTATCACCTGGCAAGAAATCAGAAGATGGTTGCCACCTCAACAATGATTAATTACATCAACCGGGATGAACAAATCCATGTAGATTTGTTTGTTAAAATTTTTAAAGAAATTCTTAAGGAAAATCCGGAGCTTAATACTAATGAATTAAGTGAATTCGTCCAGGAGACTTTTGAAAAAGCAGCTGAACTGGAAATTGAATGGGCCCGCGATGTGATCGGCAGCAAAACAGAAGGCATCCTGCTGTCTGACGTTGAAGCTTATATCAAATTTTATGCCAACGTCCGCTGCAACCAGCTGGGATATGAACGGCCATTTGAAGGCTATAGGACCAATCCTCTCCGCTGGATAGTAGCCTATGAGGAGGTTGATCACGGGAAGTCCGATTTCTTTGAGCAAAAATCACGGCAATATACTAAAGTTCAAATAGATAATGGGTTTGACGAATTATAGAAAAGATATATATTAAAAAAGATTCTGCTTCGGCGCAGAATCTTTTTTTGATCAGGATAATACCGGCTCCCCGGCTGCATAATCAATTTCAAAACCCAGATCCTTCAGCATTTGATGGTCTGCTGTGCTTTCCTGACCGGCGGTGGTTAAGTAATCTCCTACGAAAATGGAATTGGCCGGGTATAATCCAAGTGGCTGTAGGCTCCTGAGATTCACTTCTCTGCCCCCGGATATTCTGATTTCCTTTGATGGATTGATAAAACGCATGAGACAAAGCACCTTCAGGCAATAGCGGGGATTCAGCTCATCGGTTCCTTCTAATGGCGTCCCATCAATGGCATGGAGGAAATTAACAGGAATTGAGTCGGCATCAAGCACTTTTAAGCTTCTGGCCATCGCTATGACATCTTCCTTGGTTTCCTTCATGCCGATGATTACACCGGAGCATGGTGAGATGCCTGCCGCCTTTATTAATTGAACAGTATTGACTCTGTCTCGATATGTATGGGATGTAGTAATGCTCTCATGATGATCTTCAGATGTATTAATATTGTGATTGTAGCGGTCTACTCCGGCTTCCTTCAGCTTCTCAGCCTGTTCAGGCTTCAGGAGTCCGAGGCAGGCGCAGACCTTCATGTTATAGTGGTCCTTTATTTCTTTAACAGCAGATACAACTTCATTTAGCTCTTTGTTGCTTGGTCCTCTGCCGCTAGCAACGATACAATATGTTCCAACATTAAGCTGATGCGCCTGTTTAGCTCCCTGTATGATGGAGTCCTTATCCATCATACGGTATTTTTCAATAGGTGCAGTTGAGATGCTGGATTGTGAACAATAGCCGCAGTTCTCAGGGCATAATCCGGATTTTGTATTTATAATCATGTTTAATTTAACTCTATTCCCGTAATGATGATGGCGGATTTTATAGGCACTGT
This region includes:
- a CDS encoding LysE family transporter, whose translation is MSIFLGYVFLGLSLAAPIGPINAAQLDKGIKNGFFHAWLVGLGAITADAVYMAAVYLGIVHFLEIPFMKAFLWCFGFFVLVYTGLETLLSAGKVVSSVRTKNESKVKSFMSGFLMSLSNPLTILFWLGIYGSILAKTAAEYDKAHVVLYSGAIFTGLLLWDVTMAAVASSFRRFLTGKILALISVLSGMSLIGFGIYFGLQAYKLLF
- a CDS encoding H-type small acid-soluble spore protein; its protein translation is MDAKRVKQILSSSADIEVRYNGASVWIDKLNEDGRTATVHLRGPLEERSEVEIGELTEL
- a CDS encoding metal-sensitive transcriptional regulator, encoding MAFDLENEDLSAASCSVESERKSHHSEKVKKNLTTRLNRIEGQIRGIKGLIDRDVYCDDIITQISATQSALNSVAKLLLEGHLKSCVVDRIHEGDEEVLDEFLVTIQKLMKK
- the copZ gene encoding copper chaperone CopZ, which encodes MENVTLKVSGMSCGHCVKAVEGSVGKLNGVDKVAVDLDNGQVKVQFDSSAVSLEQIKETIDDQGYDVE
- a CDS encoding heavy metal translocating P-type ATPase, whose amino-acid sequence is MGDAALKEVHLPISGMTCAACSSRIEKGLNKLDGVQEASVNLALEKAAIKYNPEVTSVEAFEKKIEDLGYAVVSEKAEFELLGMTCAACSGRIEKGLNKLPGVKHAVVNLALETGTVEYNPEQVSIQDMIKKVENLGYQAKVKTDKDQEIEGYREKDIEKQKGKFIFSLILSIPLFWSMVGHFEFTSFIYVPDMFMNPWVQLALAAPVQFFIGKQFYVGAYKALKNKSANMDVLVALGTSAAFFYSLYQSLLSIGSNGHMVELYYETSAILITLIILGKLFEARAKGRSSEAIKKLMGLQAKTATVLREGEEIEIPLEEVIAGEILFVKPGEKIPVDGEIIEGQSALDESMLTGESVPVDKTAGDTVIGSTLNKNGFLKIKATKVGKDTALSQIIKVVEEAQGSKAPIQRMADKISGIFVPIVVSIAVVTFLVWYIWVSPGNFAEALEKLIAVLVIACPCALGLATPTSIMAGSGRAAEYGVLFKGGEHLELTHEITTVVLDKTGTVTHGKPVLTDVFTEACVEERAFLQLVGSAEKQSEHPLAEAIVKGIKDKGITLFNPQEFEAIPGYGIKAKVEGKKLLIGTRRLMDKYDINAQSAKLKMETLEENGKTAMLVAVDGKYAGIVAVADTIKETSRNAINRLKQLGIEVIMITGDNKRTAQAIAEEVGIDFAIAEVLPEGKAEEVKKLQNQGKKVAMVGDGINNAPALAVADIGMAIGTGTDVAMEAADITLMRGDLNSIADAILMSKKTIRNIKQNLFWAFAYNTLGIPVAALGFLAPWLAGAAMAFSSVSVVLNALRLQRVKVSEKNV
- a CDS encoding ribonucleoside-diphosphate reductase subunit alpha, coding for MVQTIQPIEILEELKTEFPQLGIEKLVKRYEDMSQLRAEAMYDQLILDCLSFISIEEPDWTFAASRLLLKKLYIESGKNRGCEPDDSYTHFYTLIKRLTALGIYEQDLLDVYSKDEINELSHFIKKENDRLFTYLGLKMLADRYLARDKQRKLYELPQERFMIISMVLMKKEPKDKRLKLVKEAYWAMSGLYMTVATPTLSNAGKNWGQLSSCFIETVDDSLDAIYDSNTDIASLSKNGGGIGVYLGKIRSRGSDIKGFKGASSGVIPWMKQLNNTAVSVDQLGQRQGAISVYLDVWHKDIFSFLDAKLNNGDERQRTHDLFTGVCIPDLFMEKVESRGYWYLFDPHEVRTVMGFSLEDFYDEGIGKGSFRQKYKECIDNPNLSREKVPAIEIMKSIMRSQLETGTPFMFYRDEVNRKNANSHCGMIYCTNLCTEIVQNQSVTKRVEEYTRDGRIIIEKQPGDFVVCNLSSINLARAISEGVLERLVPIQVRMLDNVIDINRIPVPQGHITNQKYRAIGLGTFGWHHLLALKKITWESEEAEEFADILYEQIAFLAIKSSMNLAKEKGSYSAFKGSDWETGAYFEKRGYLEAKPEMDWTGLSREVKEFGIRNAYLMAVAPNASTALIAGSTPSIDPIFNKQYSEEKKDYRIPVTAPDINSETIWYYKSAYHINQEWSIRQNANRQKHIDQAISFNFYIPNHIKAIDLLNLHLSAWKNKLKTTYYIRSTSSEVEDCESCSS
- a CDS encoding ribonucleotide-diphosphate reductase subunit beta is translated as MNTLKKRQIINQSAPNKSTSIINGECSNILNWDDVRFSWAYPKYKKMLANFWTPFEINMSQDIKQFPDLTKSEQDAFLKIIGLLALLDSIQTDYAGKVADYITDSSISALMIILAQQEVIHNHSYSYVLSSLVAKQKQDEVFEFWRTEPILAERNEFVVNGYKDFAENPSAENLLKSIVFDVVLEGLFFYSGFAFFYHLARNQKMVATSTMINYINRDEQIHVDLFVKIFKEILKENPELNTNELSEFVQETFEKAAELEIEWARDVIGSKTEGILLSDVEAYIKFYANVRCNQLGYERPFEGYRTNPLRWIVAYEEVDHGKSDFFEQKSRQYTKVQIDNGFDEL
- the bioB gene encoding biotin synthase BioB, with amino-acid sequence MDYQRLAFDVLEGHELTDLEAMSILNCPDDELLDLLHSAYKIRHHHYGNRVKLNMIINTKSGLCPENCGYCSQSSISTAPIEKYRMMDKDSIIQGAKQAHQLNVGTYCIVASGRGPSNKELNEVVSAVKEIKDHYNMKVCACLGLLKPEQAEKLKEAGVDRYNHNINTSEDHHESITTSHTYRDRVNTVQLIKAAGISPCSGVIIGMKETKEDVIAMARSLKVLDADSIPVNFLHAIDGTPLEGTDELNPRYCLKVLCLMRFINPSKEIRISGGREVNLRSLQPLGLYPANSIFVGDYLTTAGQESTADHQMLKDLGFEIDYAAGEPVLS